From Arachis hypogaea cultivar Tifrunner chromosome 3, arahy.Tifrunner.gnm2.J5K5, whole genome shotgun sequence:
ATGTTTCTGGTAGCAGCTTTCTTAGAATATGCAGGTTGCACACCAAACTCTAATTCAGAATCACATACTGCGTGGCAATTTGACTCGCTCTTTTTAGGAATAAGTACAGCTTTGTTCTCATTCACAAGAACCTAGACAATGTTCAGGAACATTTACAAAGATATTCAGTTAAACAAAATATAGACATATAACCACCGAAAGCTCACAGGTCACCAGTTGTATGCAAGAGAGATGTAACCTGTAATGCCATGAAAACTTTTTCATGCATGGAGGGCtgctttttaagaaaagaaacaagaacatcaGAGAGACTTGCAAAATTTTGGTGAGTATCGTTTGCATGACGACAAAAACTGGGTAGCAATCCCCATAGTTCATGGGCTCGACTCAACAGATCTTCACTAATCCGTGTCTTCTTGACTggaaaaaatgttgaaaaacTTGCTCAAGAACTTGATATTAGTGGTTATGTCATAGAATAGGAATTGCATAGATACCAGCAAAGGGCAAGATATATGAAGTCAGAACAACAAACCATTGAGACAAATTTAGTACTTGTAACTATGCCCCCCtcccctctcttttttttttcaaatgggAAAGAAATGTCAGTCACCTTTTACAAACTCAAATTAGATTATCTCAAGAAACTTCTCTGATGTGAAAGCTGATGTcaattttttcaatgaaaaccaTACTGGGGTCCCTTTTTGTATTATCCTtaataaaactctttttttaTCCCCACCTAGTGGCACaaagctttgttgttgttgttgttgttgttgttgttgttgaaactctttttttataaaaaaaaaataccatatTGATGTATGACAAGATGCATCAATAACAATCATTTGTCGCCAGCTGCTTCGCTATTATGGATGAGTTATTTTCACACTATTGTAGCATGAGTGCTACCGTATCAGTATTGCCAACATTTATTGGGATTAATTGTATTGACCTCCCAAGGTACTGCTTACTACACTGCCACCCATCTTGTTTATGAAAGTATATTTACTCCCATGCTatgctatttatttttttatattaaaaaaattcaatgagATTAGGGGAAGGATAATACAAAAATGGGGATACAGAATCCCCCatacagaaacaaaacaaaacaaaagattaATCTACAAAGCATAGCTTTCCAATCTCTCAATATGTCTGAGAGGGGAATTCTGCTATATAGAGCATGAGATTTACACCAAAACCCATGCTATGCTATTTTCAAACGAGCATTGTGTAGGAACTGTGCAAAGATTGGGGTGTAACTCTTATACAGATTAGGATCTAAATGCTAAACAAAAAAGCGCATATGTAATAAGTATTAAACTAATGAGATGACCAATATTCTGAAAATTTACTCTAATTCATAAGATCAAGTAGCAATAGGCTTCCAATAGCTTTTTGCTACCTTCAGTGAAGGTAACTTACGAACCACAAAACATGctttcaaatttcaattcctCTACCAGCTgaaaaagggggaaaaaaaaaaaaaaacctgcccATAGCACTAGGAAAATTATGGCAGAACACATTTGGACAGTCGGTATAGATGCACAAGTGGGAAGCATACCTTTGCGACTAGCCTTCTTAAAGGATTTTGCAAGGGGCACAATATGCTCCATGTAGTAAGCAAGTGAGGATCCGGTAACATATCTCTTCAAGATTGGTACTAGCCAAATATTTGAATAAGCAAAGCTGCGTTCATCAAGAGTGATAGGCACAATTTCAAGAAATCTCTCTACCCCCATAACAAAAATAGCAGAACCAATGCATTTCTGAAGCTgcataaatttgaaaagatgaccTGATCAGTAAAGCAGCTCTAATTTAAACTGTAAATTGTATATAGTAATAACAAATTTCTGATAGCAACCAAAACAGAGAATTAATTAAACTAATGAACCACAGGGATCCcccatccccccccccccccccaaaaaacaaccccaaaaaagggaaaaaaacctaGACAGTTAAGTTTATAAGGCTTGGACAATGGATATAATAGGTTTTGAATATAAACACCAGTAATTGCAACTCAGGATGAAACAGGCCCAATATCTTTCCCACATCTAACAAAAACCTGCCCCACCATTTGGTCTGATCATTTTAGAGGACTTTGGCTCAAACATGTAGAGAATGGATAGCTATGTTTATTGATCTTGTGTTGGTTTTTTGCTTTTGTACCTCGCATCTTAGTTATATTCTTCACTAAaacagtaaaaataataataaaacaaaggTATAGCCAAAATAAAGTCTTTAACCAATACTTACATGCTCATTATCAACATTTCCTCCAGATGTTTGAATCATCAATTCAGCAAGTTTAAGCACAATATTCCTCATAAAGACAACTGAGTGTTCTCCTAGAATCAAAGATTATAAGATAGTAAGAAAGGGACATGTAGGCGGTGTAGCTCTAGTGCTCTTATTTTCAGATCAATAAATTTTACTGTTGATAAACCTCAAACAGCAGTATACCAATAGCAGAGGATAAGACATTATACATTTGACAAAGAACAAATATAGAGAGATGTCAACACAATAAAGAGCTTCAACCCATTAGCACAAGTGAAAATGTTATAATATAGTAATAAAACACGcacacaaataaacaaaaaggaATAAGATACAGTTAAGCACTTGACTTGGATAAGGTATGTTGACAAAGACAGAATcttcattaataaaaatattttctttagatCACAAATGCAAAAGATAAACGAGACTCTAATGGCTTTAAAATAGAAATGAAGCTATCCAATCTCTTTGAATATCAGCACTCCTAAAACAAGCAAAAGTAACACCATAAAAGCAAAGCTATCTGAAAACCATTTTAAAGGGCAATAAAATACAATAGACAACAAAACATACTATATACATTAAAGAACAGCACAAATTGCATATATGGTAGAATAACATGAAAATAGATTCTTATATGGTAAGAATATATAAGATAGGCAGTTCCATACCAAGCTCAAAAAATAAAACAGATATGACGGACACAAAATGCTCAGTAGGAATTCCAGCAGCAGCAGAAATGGCATTTTCAAAAACTGCACATGTTGAATTTACTGCATTTCCTTCCATGTTTTCCTGACTACAATTATCAAATCTTTGATCCCCACTACTTGTCAAACTTTGGGGACCAAGATGATGCTTGAGCACATCCTTCAAAATACTCGAAGCCTGCACTGCAGTGTTTCCCTCTAAATTTAGTAGACCTGAGCTCAACATATGCAGCTTGAGTCAACTCAGAAGaccataaaaaattagaatatatataataaaaacagcATTACTGAAATAGAAAAAACTTAGCAACATTAGTCTCACAATACAGTCATCATCTTAATACTGAAGGAAAAAACAAATCAACCTTCATATTCTGCATACACTTTATCAAAATGTACATTcagaagaaattaaatgaaagataGATTGCACAACAATGTCCCAATCCCCACATGACATAACAAAAAAATGTGACACTTTGATGTTAATCAGTAAACTGTAATAAATTTGTTAgaatttaaagtaaaatttaaaattcagtcATTTTGAACTTTGAGCACATAACAAGCTAGAAAAATCCCtgcagagaaagaaaagaagagggggGGGTGGGGGGGTGGGGGGGGGAGCTATCGATCTACGTGTATCCTTGACGAAAGAAAGGAGGGAAGAGGGGCAGAAATATTAAGGAAGATTCTGTTACAGATGATAGGGAGAGATCTAAATAAAAGGACACATCACAATTAGGGGTTGCTTAGGGTGGTGCAAAAACCATTCAAGGCAATGTGAATAGACACAGTGGGGGTACCAAGGCAAGAACCAGTTAGGGAAAGTGGAGTGTCTAGGCCATATCTGGCAATGGCACAAATAGCAACTTTCTTCTCCAAATCTTCCAAACGAAAGAACTTTATCGACAAGAGGAGAAAGTATTACTACCAAAGTGGAGGACATGAGATACAAAAACCATGCATGAAAGTAGACATCAAAATAGAAAAGCTTTTGACTTTTGAGTCTTTCAACAACTGATAGGTCAGCCCCCTCTAAAAGAACCATGAACGTGAAAGTCTAGAAGCCAAAGGATTAAGAGATTAAGATCCTTTATCTAGTCTAGACACAAGACAAGGAGACCCAAAAGAATTGCTAAGTCTGAGGAACTAATCTCTATCATTTAAATTTCTGAAAAAGTGGAAGTCCCAAAGGTACAGGAAATCTACACAATATACAAATTCAAGATGGgagaaatttgaaaagagataaatgatatctgcttctcACATTTTCTTTGTTCTATTTATATACGTGGTTTCTTAATCCTCATCCTACTTGTTTGAATATAGTTTGCAGTTGGTTTCTCAGTCTCTACCAAATTCTTAGTTAATACCGAAACCTAGCAAAATATCAATAGTTATATGGTCATTTTTAATTCACTgcaacatcttattttttctgaTTGAGAAGTCAGAGAAAGATTGTGCCACTGCATAAGCAGGTGAAACAAAACCGTCAAAATAAATCACCAGTACTATAGTTGATTCATTCATGATTTCTATAACCGATGGACATGAAAGAAGCATATATATACCCATTAAAGATGTACAAACTAGAGGCAGATTCTTGAACCACAAACTTGATTGTCTGGTATAAAGTGAGTCCATTGCATGTCTTAATAAGGTTGCTGCATAAACCAGAGTATCCAAGGGGTTTCTATCTCCCAGAGATACAAACGAAGCAAGAAAAACTACAATATCCTCTGTCTCTAAGTCTATATTTTGGACTCTCGAAGCTTCAAAAATAGCATCAATACTTTTAAGAACATGCCTTGCAAGCACCAAACTCTCAGCACCCAATAACTTAACCAATTCCGAAAGAACCTTTGGAATGACTTCTGCAGAAAAACAGGGAGCAGTAAGATTAACAACATTTAGTACATGAAGGACCTCCAAAAGTTCCAGTTTCAAAACTTTATCTTCTTTGGAATCACCAACAGTCCTTGTACCGATCAATTTTATCACCAAAGCAATGCCACTTTTAAGCATTGACAAAACTAACTTGCTAGCATCCTTAACAACTTTGGAGGAACGAATAGACCGGAAAACCTTCTCAAGAGACTCTTGAGCACATCTTCGTACCTAAATCAAACAAACCATACAGCAACAGCAACATAAAAATTCACCACGATAAATGGAGAAAAAATCATGGAATTATTACAATGCAAGGGAAAATGTCCACAAACAGAAAAACTATAACCAAATTCAAAATGTATTGCATGGGAAAATATCAACAAATCAATCACAAAGCACTAGGTTAAATGAAATGCAAAAccataaaaagaaaaacataagATAATTTTACCTTTGGGCGTTTGTCAACTGCAAACTTCAGCAATGTTTCAAAACCTAATTTAATAGAGTCCCAATTTTCCAAATCACAAAACCCAATTAAAACCCCCAAGCACTTCACTGCGGCCCTTATGGTCGACATACCCAACCCCTTCCCATCTCCCTCCCTGTCCAGTAGAGCGACGAGGATAGCAGCTGCGTCGCACGCCTTCGGAGCGGCGATACCACCCTGCGGAACCAAGGGAAGACCAATGGCCATGAAGGACAGCAGGGCGGAGAGCGCCGTTGGGTCAAGCGCCTCAGCAGCCAAGTCGTCCGCGAGCTCAGAGATGGCAGCAGCAAAGTACGCGGGCAGCGTGAGAGGGAGGGACTCGGCGTTAAGGTTGGAGCGCAGGGCGGCGGCGGTGGCGACGAGATGGCGGTGCTGCGGCGCGGAAGAGTTGGCGTAACGGTCCATTAGCTGCTGGCAGAGGTCGGAGCCATCTTTGGTGAGTGGCTCAATGAATTCTTCTTCCATAGGTTGCTTTGTTTGCTTACTGTGTTCGGACGATTTTGGTGCAGCTTGCAGAGCGGGAGGAGGGTTTAACCTTTTAAGTAAGGGTTTACGGCTCCAGCGACATTATTTATTCCACTTCACGCAAATTGGACTaatcttgataaaaaaaaatagtgtttTAAGATTAAGAATACatggttttatttttattgtctaaaattaaatttttagaattaaaagcTCACATTCTCGGAATTAATCATCTCCTTTCAAATATACTTGATGtatagacaccaaaaaaaaaaatattgttgaagTATTATTATCTAATCTAAcctaattttaattctattttaatgaataatctaattttaattttaattctaacaAATATATTAACACAGTGTTTGGTTTAATAGAATATGgagagaaagaaaattttttttgtttggaccACCAAAGAAAATTaagcagaaataaaaaaaaaaagtggagtGAAGTTCAGCCAAAAATTTTCTCTTTCTCATGAGATGAAAACAGGTGAAGAAGCAAATAATGATACAATTATATATTTGCTCTTTATTTAACATAGAAATCAAAATTTCCCATTTCACTTTCTTCCGAATTTGAAAATTCATCTCTTGTCTTTTCTCAATTTTTACTGTCATCAGTGTCACCGAAGTCTCATCCTCATTGTCTACAACGCCATCGCGGCATCATCGTCGTCGTCACAGGTCCATCGCAACTACATCTCTTCCTTCTCAAGACGAAGGTGAAATATTTTGTCGTTCTCGTCATTTCCCCAAATTAGGGTAATTCATTTGAATCGATGCTTTACTTTTTCAACTGAAGTTGTACATGTTtgctattatttttctgtttttcataatTATGGATTCTTTTTGAATTCGAATTGGCTTAAACGGATCGTAGTAGGAAGCGGTAATGCAAACCCATTTTTGTTTTTTGGAATGCAACTTTTGCGTTTCCTTTTAGTTGGTTCATTGTTTTTTACGGTGTGTGAGAGAGGTCTGTGTTAAGTTCAATTCATGATGCAACTGCTTTTGGGTGCAAAAAATGAATTCCCCTAATGATGTGAAATATGACAAATTGGTACCGGTTGTGTACAATGCTTCATTGGTTGTTCGAGACAAATTTGCTACTAGTTATAATGATATAGCATTTCAAATTGTGAACTGTGATCAACTAGGCTACGTTTGTTTACAAAGATAGGGCACTGAAACAAGgatagagacacaaaatcgtgtttgacagaagagacatggacagagacaataTGTCCAAACATtgttgtcaaactcgcgagttaactcgtaaactcgtacgagtttacgagtttaggTAGTAGAATCAAGTTAACTCGGACACAAACTCATTTCTGGGTAGACTCGGGTAGACTCGGGCAGAATCGGTTAAACTCGCTAGTTTGAAGACGAGTTAGCGAGTTTGATTTGGGTGTCCATTTTCGCCAAAACAGCGTCATTTTGGGCCAAAAAAAAAGACAAAGGGCGTCGTTCATGTAATGTAGTCCTAATCCCAAATGGCTAACACAGAACACTCTCTTTTCTCTTCACTCTCTTCTCCAAGCTCATCATTCTTCCCCACCATTGTCTGCACCGCCACGCTAGAGGCCCGACGGATCCACTGCCGTCTTCTTCCTCATGGTACAGCGCCGCCAGTCCGCCATCGTCTTCCTCGTGGTACACCGCCAGTTCCTTGATGAAGCTAAAGGCTGATGCTGAAGGTTCCTCGACGGTCGATGCCATCTTCTTCCTCGTGGTACGCTGAAGGCTTCACGGCACGCTGTTCCTCGGCTTTGGTCTGCGTTCCTCGCCTGACGCCTCTGTTCTCCGGTTCTAAAATTCTGCACTACCGATCTACTTCTGCTTCACTTTCGGTTGCCTGAGCAGCTGAGCTGCCGCTCTTCTTCTTCAGTTCTACCTGAGCTTCTTTCTCCAAGGtaatttttttgaacaaatttaaatatcaataatTTTGGTAATTGGTATGAATTCTGCCATTTTGGTTCTgaaattaactttttaaatttttttttagtttgaattctggtgtgatgaatgatgaaaTATGGATTAAGAAGTCATACACAAAATTGGTTATTGAAATGTGATGGACAAAAAATATTAAACTGATGCTTTAGTAAGTTTATAATGTATCAAAAAAACTAACATGTGTGGTTAAgtggtttaattattttttttaaattactgaTATCAATAGACAACAGGTTGATTGGTTCTGGACTTGTTAGTTGTTAGATGTTAGTGTTAGATACTTAGGCTGTTACTTACTTAGTTAGTTgttttttttgttaatgattCTAAATATTTGAAATACTAAAACTCTGAAATGTTAGTGTTAGTTTAGTTTGTTCTTAATAGCTGCTTCTTATAATTTGtagttgttacttgttagtgTTGTTTATAAATTTATCAACTTTGATAGCGGTCTAGTGGATAACTTCATAACTTGGCAATTGAAATCTGAAATCtgaatttattatttatcaaCTTTGATAACTTTGCAAGTTGCAACTGAATCTGAAACTCTGTATTTTAGTGGATaactctaaaaaaataatttataatctaAAACTTGTGAAGGATTTAAATGTGTGGTCTAGAGTACTTGTTATAATTATAGTattgtattaatttattatgtgttttgatgTTAAAATTGTTAAGTTTGAATGCATATATTTGATTAAACAtatacatgatatatatatatatatatatatatatatatatatatatatatatacttttataaaaaatttataaaaggtAAACTCGTACAAGTCTACGAGTCGAGTCTAGGTCAGCTCCACGAGTTTACCTAGACTCGTGAGTTTGACAAACTTGTGTCCAGAGATATTggattagtatattttgtgtccatcctgacaagAAGGACACGAAGACACTAACAAGGgatacaacttatttttcattttttcttacattattcttgttagttttttataattgtatatttttattgttatatttttcatctcaaatcttttgaatgaaaaaaatgagaataaattggaatttcataatttgttctagtttattaccaaacaaaatataagagCACAAAATTGTGTCTCTTTCCCTTATGTCTTGTTGTCAGTGTCTTATCTTATCCTGTTCTCAGAAACAAATGCAGCCATAGTTTGAAATGAAAATTCCCTCACAGCAATAATAGCTATTATTAGATCATTTCCTCATTTCTTCCTTTTCAAGATATAGGTGACAAGTTTAAGaagatttatatttattttctgtttattcgatatttttgtattatcttagttattatttttccctcgcctttatctttattaattttgtaagagggataagaatttgtgatatgtatgtttgtaagttatcgttatatatatatatatatatattttaaagtattGTATCTGATCTATATGTATATACATGTTTATGTTCTCAATGAAAAAGTGTTTCGGAAAGTTAtgcggttttaagttttaaacaggctcatattttagtattaaatatatttagagtCGTCATGATATCCAagttatcagagtggcgcagctggAAGCGTGACACTCTGATTGTGAGGGCGTTACATTTTATGGTATCACAGCAGTCTTTCCTGTAGATCCTGAGGAATTGACTAGCTATGCTTTGATTGCATACTCTAAGTGTCTGTCATGCAATAATCTTGtcaaatgacgagaattagagctttagcACAtaacggtctattgattaatgatgttagtcttgcattgcataattcttggtattaagtttggccggcttaaaactagtgaattatgtatatgggagtactaatgggttatcatagacgatatACAAGTAATAGATAACGCTTAtcgtgggttttgggaacgttagaaactatttctcgaggttaCTTAGTTATGTGTCTTGAATTTTGTTGGAGTCATGTGCCTTATTCTTTCCTAACCTATCTTGAAGTTCTTGTCGCCTTTTCTTTTGGAAAGTAGTTTGGTTTTTCCAAtcctatttttttgttcatatgcattcttgtttgatcttaattgcatatgcCTGCTTGAAATCCTTAGTGTATCTGCCTTTCTCTATCTAGATTCTTCTTTTTGAATTCATGTATTCTTTGATATGACTTTGAACTTGTCTTGATGTAGTAGGCCTTTTTAAGTCCTTATTCCGAGTCTATTTTTAAAGAAATTGTGATTAAGATTTTCTCTTATTTGACTGTATTTACaaccaattttcaaatttttataaaatcgcTTTTGATTCAATATACACTTATCTATATAAaactgttacggtgggtaaccggagattaataacGCGGATGGCGTTAGGCGGCCCAAGTGTGTGGTGGAGGAGGACTCCGGGTAGGTCcgcaactcgggaggctccgtccgacttgtgctcgcgtgtgaatggggggtggtacctgcaaagacactccgatgcctaagttagcaagagcgtaagcaggtcttagagagtattggacttagagatacctgaaagagtgtcagggtatttatagaggcgagccaataaccaccgttggtgtagtgccgtatctttagggtggtaaccgtccctattatcatggggaggttaagatatggctttatgaggcggttagagagattttaggggcggttactcattcgaatgagtgttcaTCTGCCCGCTAATCTCGCATCCGACCTCTTCTgaccaagtcgtggttgataccgacttcttatgtgaaggccggtacttagctaggctctAATCCTTTGGGTTAGGCCTTttagttggacctgggcctttgtattgggccagggtatgaacagtgcccctacttgagcccaaattTCCTTTAAAGTTTGGGTTCAAGTATTCAACTCGGGTGCGTAGTCGACTTGTTTGAAAGAACACGGGTCTtgggaaccgacgtgattttcgcgacttttggtttctgacagttacgtcaattcaagcgtcgtgtccgttgagGGATCATTTAGGGATTgagggctttggtaacggtgcagtctcattaatgactgcatcgctttttaccattatgccccttagccttttttataaatactttccctctctttccattttccgtttctgcaatctttcaaactttTCCCTTATCTTGTTCGTATTGCCTTCTTGCGTTCGAAGACTTTTGCTCTTCTCCAACCTCCATtttcggataaaggttagtttTGCTTTTTCCATGTCATGCTTTATgtttgcatgtttttgttttgcAAGTAGATAGGTTGACCTGTAGATTCTAGTTTCGAATCTCTCTTCTTTAGCG
This genomic window contains:
- the LOC112789655 gene encoding uncharacterized protein: MEEEFIEPLTKDGSDLCQQLMDRYANSSAPQHRHLVATAAALRSNLNAESLPLTLPAYFAAAISELADDLAAEALDPTALSALLSFMAIGLPLVPQGGIAAPKACDAAAILVALLDREGDGKGLGMSTIRAAVKCLGVLIGFCDLENWDSIKLGFETLLKFAVDKRPKVRRCAQESLEKVFRSIRSSKVVKDASKLVLSMLKSGIALVIKLIGTRTVGDSKEDKVLKLELLEVLHVLNVVNLTAPCFSAEVIPKVLSELVKLLGAESLVLARHVLKSIDAIFEASRVQNIDLETEDIVVFLASFVSLGDRNPLDTLVYAATLLRHAMDSLYTRQSSLWFKNLPLVCTSLMGLLNLEGNTAVQASSILKDVLKHHLGPQSLTSSGDQRFDNCSQENMEGNAVNSTCAVFENAISAAAGIPTEHFVSVISVLFFELGEHSVVFMRNIVLKLAELMIQTSGGNVDNEHLQKCIGSAIFVMGVERFLEIVPITLDERSFAYSNIWLVPILKRYVTGSSLAYYMEHIVPLAKSFKKASRKVKKTRISEDLLSRAHELWGLLPSFCRHANDTHQNFASLSDVLVSFLKKQPSMHEKVFMALQVLVNENKAVLIPKKSESNCHAVCDSELEFGVQPAYSKKAATRNIKSLASCSRQLLSILSDLFITSQPEMRFSLKGAIGCLASITDSSVIKEMFLSFLDKFKFTDCEGNIEMLTSDSGVLDSKLGKMENYSKRCLILEIASCLVEGAKDDLIELIYNLAVQSFQTTDESVHCEAYNTLSKILEDHAFSSSRYTELIDLLISLKPSTDIVYLRSRYTCFHSLMVRTMKISLEEDENSKAFLILNEIILTLKDGSDEARKAAYDLLLNISSSLRDTSGVDPIEPYQKLVNMIMGYLSGSSPHIKSGAVSALSVLVYKDTNLCLSVPELVPSFLSLLQTKDVEIIKAVLGFVKVMVSSLQANELQQFLSDIITAIVPWSSVSRHHFRSKVTVIFEILLRKCSSAAVKRVTPEKYQSFLKTVLENRHGKSSETTSNGTENMREDSSAKGPNSRKPKSSDTQGITLVKHKKRKRDKKFESDLPSENEPHKSITTSNHGLRLVKRSRHSSDKNSNGGKEEGSKMFKKSRHKSLIESGVKRKVKLTNTEKDKAATHASKRVSKPETLKGKFKRNL